A genomic region of Caulobacter vibrioides contains the following coding sequences:
- a CDS encoding DUF1203 domain-containing protein, whose product MSFVISGLPAENFAPLFALDDAALAARGVVRRKATAKPGFPCRIALRDAEIGETVLLLNHAHQTADTPYRSSYAIYVSKSAVAAWTGENTLPPAMLGRPIALRAFDESGMLLNAEIARDEALPAAIERQLATPSAAYLHAHNAAHGCFVTRIDRAA is encoded by the coding sequence ATGTCCTTTGTCATTTCCGGCCTGCCCGCCGAAAACTTCGCCCCCCTGTTCGCCCTGGACGATGCGGCCCTGGCCGCGCGGGGCGTCGTTCGGCGCAAAGCCACCGCCAAGCCCGGCTTTCCATGCCGTATCGCGTTGCGAGACGCCGAGATCGGCGAAACCGTGCTGCTGCTCAACCACGCCCATCAGACCGCAGACACGCCGTATCGCTCGTCCTACGCCATCTATGTCAGCAAAAGCGCTGTCGCGGCCTGGACCGGCGAGAACACCCTGCCGCCCGCTATGCTGGGGCGCCCGATCGCGCTGCGCGCCTTCGACGAAAGCGGGATGCTGCTGAACGCCGAGATCGCCAGGGACGAGGCCCTGCCGGCCGCCATCGAACGTCAACTGGCGACGCCCAGCGCGGCTTACCTCCACGCCCACAACGCCGCGCACGGCTGTTTCGTGACCCGGATCGACCGCGCGGCTTGA
- a CDS encoding class I SAM-dependent methyltransferase — translation MNLDAFIREHLPLEPTPGIPEVRLHRATPRSGLMRLAKADPDFGSPYWARPWGGGLALARHVLDHPERVAGRRVLDLGAGSGLVAIAAALAGALQVRAADVDPYALAATRLNADANGVAVETVLGDLTTGDVPGAHLILVGDLFYDQDLATRVMDFLERCQAVGIAVLIGDPWRVFLPAKRLALVAEYQVADFGDPNGAARRAGVFTLTP, via the coding sequence TTGAACCTTGACGCCTTCATTCGCGAACATCTGCCGCTGGAGCCGACCCCGGGAATACCCGAGGTGCGCCTGCATCGCGCGACGCCTCGGAGCGGCCTGATGCGGCTGGCCAAGGCTGATCCAGACTTTGGCTCCCCCTATTGGGCGCGCCCGTGGGGCGGCGGCCTCGCCCTGGCCCGGCATGTCCTGGACCATCCCGAACGCGTGGCCGGACGACGGGTTCTGGATCTGGGCGCCGGATCCGGGCTTGTGGCCATCGCTGCGGCGCTGGCGGGCGCGCTCCAGGTGCGTGCGGCCGATGTCGATCCCTACGCGCTTGCGGCGACGCGCCTCAACGCCGACGCCAACGGTGTCGCAGTCGAGACGGTCCTTGGCGACCTGACGACGGGCGATGTTCCGGGCGCCCACCTGATCCTGGTTGGGGACCTGTTCTATGACCAGGATCTGGCGACACGCGTGATGGACTTCCTAGAGCGCTGCCAGGCTGTCGGGATCGCCGTGCTGATCGGCGATCCCTGGCGCGTGTTCCTGCCGGCCAAGAGACTGGCCTTGGTGGCGGAGTATCAGGTCGCCGACTTTGGTGATCCTAACGGCGCCGCACGGCGGGCGGGCGTCTTTACGCTGACACCCTGA
- a CDS encoding DUF3422 domain-containing protein, translating into MEGGRDHPLRVALSELMHLRALPLDRAPVRLRQWVFLVDADERASEAAFVALVAPGQDPALGRVLVADGDGGWLWERHQEFSTWTWFACGALGNELGFESQSPETFFWLYGAPGEVFRGVEISVSAPGADPPPEAALGRHIDLHRCVSCEVFDGAAQIWTDFRLREGGTGRIHVRNHSLAYDEVSRLVQTLLEIGNYRKLALIGFPPGRELLVWLDGAEGRLAAITSGLAKGDDSQAVLDQLLTLSAEVELRAAKNQFRRGATESYHRLTLDRLEALRERRVPGHSTMSEFIARRLLPAMRTREAADRRLDDLSLRIARSGDLLRTKLGLAQDRQNQETLRGMDASLQLQTKLQGLVEGLSIFAVGYYVLGLLGYLLKPWLHGWPGGAELLLSALVPLVLIVAAASLHRRKKRLIGGPD; encoded by the coding sequence ATGGAAGGCGGTCGAGACCACCCGCTGAGGGTGGCGTTAAGCGAGCTGATGCATCTGAGGGCCCTGCCGCTGGACCGCGCGCCGGTCCGGCTGCGGCAGTGGGTGTTCCTGGTCGACGCGGACGAGCGCGCCTCTGAAGCCGCCTTCGTCGCTTTGGTCGCGCCGGGCCAGGATCCGGCGCTCGGGCGGGTTCTGGTGGCGGATGGCGACGGGGGCTGGCTGTGGGAGCGCCATCAGGAGTTCTCGACCTGGACCTGGTTCGCCTGTGGGGCGCTGGGGAACGAGCTTGGCTTTGAGAGCCAGTCGCCCGAAACCTTCTTCTGGCTGTACGGCGCGCCCGGCGAGGTCTTTCGCGGCGTCGAGATCTCGGTCTCCGCGCCGGGTGCGGATCCGCCTCCTGAGGCGGCGTTAGGACGTCACATCGATCTGCATCGCTGCGTCTCGTGCGAGGTGTTCGACGGCGCGGCGCAGATCTGGACTGACTTTCGACTTCGCGAGGGCGGGACGGGCCGCATCCATGTCCGCAATCACAGCCTCGCCTATGACGAGGTGTCGCGGCTGGTCCAGACCCTGCTGGAGATCGGCAACTATCGAAAGCTGGCCCTGATCGGTTTCCCGCCGGGGCGCGAACTGCTGGTCTGGCTGGACGGCGCCGAGGGGCGGTTGGCGGCGATCACCAGCGGCTTGGCGAAGGGGGATGACAGCCAGGCGGTGCTGGACCAGCTCCTGACCCTCTCGGCCGAGGTCGAGCTGCGGGCCGCCAAGAACCAGTTCCGGCGCGGCGCGACGGAGTCGTACCACCGGCTGACGCTGGACCGACTTGAGGCGCTGCGCGAGCGCCGCGTGCCGGGCCATTCGACCATGAGCGAGTTCATCGCCCGCCGCCTGCTGCCGGCCATGCGCACCCGCGAGGCGGCCGACCGACGCCTTGATGATCTGTCGCTGCGGATCGCGCGCAGCGGCGACCTTCTGCGCACCAAGCTTGGCCTGGCCCAGGATCGCCAGAACCAGGAAACCCTGCGCGGCATGGACGCCAGCCTGCAGCTGCAGACCAAGCTTCAGGGCCTGGTTGAGGGGCTGTCGATCTTCGCGGTCGGCTATTATGTGCTGGGCCTGCTCGGCTATCTGCTCAAGCCCTGGCTGCACGGCTGGCCGGGCGGGGCCGAGCTTTTGTTGTCGGCCTTGGTCCCTCTGGTCCTGATCGTGGCCGCCGCCAGCCTGCATCGCCGCAAGAAGCGATTGATCGGCGGGCCGGACTAG